The genome window CCCAGAACCTGTTTCGCGACAGCGTAAATACAAAAGAACAGCTGGAAAACAGCCTTACCACCTTGCATGTGGCCGAAAAGCAACTGGACATTGTCCGCTTCAACCTCTCGCAGGCTAAAATTTACGCGACAACGGACGGCGTGGTGATTCAAAAGTTGAAGAATCCCGGCGAGCAAGTGGCGGGCGGTTCGCCGGTGTTGTATATCAGCAGCACAAATAACAAGGATTGGGTGATCAAGTGCGGCTTAACGGATAAGGATTGGACGCGCTTGAAAGGCGGCGAAAAAGCAGAAATCGTCTTTGACGCTTATCCGCAAACTTTTTCAGGAAGCATTGCAACACTCTCACAAGGCAGCGATGCGGGTTCAGGTTTATATCAGGCCGAAATCCGGCTGGATAAGCAGCCCGCTAAGCTCGCAAACGGTCTTTTTGCTAAGGTTAGCATTTATCCGAAACAAAAGACAGAGATGATATCCGTCCCGGTGGATGCCTTGATAGAGGGCGAAAGCGACAGCGCTTTTGTGTTTGTGGCAGCGAATGGGAAAGCATTGAAAAAGCAGGTTAAAGTAGCGTTTCTGGAAGGGGAGAAGGCGTTTATTCTTTCGGGGATTGATGCCGGTGCGCAGATCATCCGGGAAGGTTCAGCTTATCTGGCAGATGGCTCGGCAATCAAAATAGTTCAGTAACATTCAAACCCCTACGTCATGAAATTACCTGAATTTGCCGTTAAGAATTACCAGTTTACATTGGTGATTTTCCTGGCCGTGCTGGCGCTGGGCGTTTATTCGCTCTTCACGATGCCGCGCAGCGAAGATCCCGACATTCATCCGCCTCAGTTCACCGTCGTCATTGTTTACCCCGGTGCCAGTCCGAAAGATATGGAGCAGCTGGTGGTGGACCCGATGGAAAAAAAGATCAACGAGCTGGACGATATGAAGCACGTGATTACGGACATCAACGACGGGCTGGCCGTGATGCAGGTGCAGTACAAATACAGTTCCGATCCTGATGACAAATACCAGGAGCTGGTTCGCGAGATCAATAGTCTGAGAAACAGCTTGCCTGCGGACATTAACGACATTCGGATCAATAAGCAGATCCCGTCGGACGTGAGCATTTACCAATATGCATTGATCAGCGAAAATGCTTCCTATGCGCAGCTGAAAAAGTATTCCAAAGAATTTAAGGAGCGACTTGAAAAGGTCAAATCGTTGAAAAAGGTCGAGTATGCCGGCTTTCCGGAACGCCAGGTGAAGGTTAGCCTCAATTTGGAAAAAATTGCCCAGCAAAAGCTTACGCAGAACCAGATCATCAGTGCCTTACAGAGCGAGAATGTGAACATTCCGGGGGGCAGCATCAGTATGGCGACCAAAAAGCTGAACATTAAGACCAGCGGAAATTACCGGACGCTGGAAGAGGTCGCAAACACAGTTGTATCTACGTCCGGCGGGAAGATCGTTTACCTGAAAGACGTTGCGGATGTGAAGCTGGGCTATGAAGACGAAACGCACATTACACGCTTGAACGGTTTCCGGTGCAGCTTCGTGAATGTAAGCCAGAAAGAAGGTGAGAACATTATAGCAGTCCAGGACCAGGTTTCACCCATTGTTGCGAGCTTTGAAAAGGAGCTCCCGTCGAACATTGATCTGGTTAAAGTTTTTGATCAGGCCAAAAGCGTTGACATTCGTTTATCTCATTTCGCAAGGGATTTTGGCATTGCCATACTGCTTGTGTTGCTGACTTTGCTGCCGCTGGGTTCTCGGGCTTCGGTGGTGGTGATGATTTCCATTCCGCTTTCACTCAGTATCGGGCTTACAATGATGAACTTGCTGGGTTATAATATCAACCAACTGAGCATTGTAGGGATGATTGTGGCCTTAGGGATCCTGGTGGACGACAGCATAGTGGTGGTCGAGAACATTGAGCGTTATTTGCGGATGGGTTATGGCCGCGTCGAGGCAGCCGTGAAAGCATCCTCGCAGATCGGTATGGCGGTTGTGGGTTGTACGATTTTATTGATTTTTGCCTTCTTACCACTTGTTTTCCTGCCGGAAGGCGCGGGCGATTTTATCAGAAGTCTGCCGCTTTCTGTAATTACCACGGTTTTCGCATCCATGCTGGTGTCGCTTACGATCGTTCCGTTTTTGTCCAGCATTATTTTGAAAAAGCATGCGAGCGCGGAAGGTAACTTTTTGCTGCGCGGCATGAAGAAAGGCATTCACAAAACTTACGGAAGTCTTTTGGATAAAGCATTGAAATGGCCTGCTGTTACATTGGTGCTGGCCGGGTTGATCTTCGCAGGTTCACTCGCACTTGTCCCACTGATCGGGAATAGTTTGTTTCCAAAATCAGAAAAACCAATGTTCCTTATCGACATTGAAACACCGCAGGGCACCAATTTGAAAAAGACGAACCAGGTGACACGCTATGTCGAAGGGATTTTAAAACAGGAACCCCAGATCACTTCGTTTGCGACCAATGTGGGAAAAGGAAATCCAAGAGTCTATTACAATGTTATCCAGCGAAATGAAAGTGAGAATTTTGCAGAGATTTTTGTGCAGGTGGAAGGACTCGAAACGGAGGAAAAAGTGGAGGTTATCGAGCGGTTAAGAAAAAAGCTGGAACGTTACCCGGGTGCGGAAATCAAGGTGAAGGATTTTGAGCAAGGCCCGCTGATTGAGGCGCCGCTTGCTTACCGCATTTATGGCGAAAATCTTGACGATCTGCGAAAAACCGCATTCCGCGTGGCTGATATGCTGAGCAAGGTGGAAGGAACGATCTATGTGAACAATCCCCTGCAAGTGCAGCCCACAGACTTAAAAGTGAACATCAATAAGGAGAAAGCAGGAACGCTGGGCATTTCATCGGCCGACATTGACCGCACTGTGCGGCTCGGCACGGCGGGACTGAATGTAGCCACGTATCGCGAGGATGTTGGAAAAGCAGATAATTATAATGTGAATGTGTCTGTTTCCCGGAATGCGACTATCCAGGATTATAGTGTTTTTGACAAATTATATGTCACGTCCGCATCCGGCGCGAACATTCCCTTGAAGAATGTGGCCAACATTGAATTTGAAAGCTCACCAAACCAGATCCGGCATTATGATAAGGACCGCTATGTCACGGTTTCGTCCTTTGTGAAGCCGGGTTACAATGTGCAGCGCATCAACGAGGACATTACAGCCAAGCTCGGGCAGTTCAAATTTGCAGATGGCCAGACCTTTACTGTGGCAGGTGAAAAAGAAAGCCAGCAAGAAAGCTTTGGCGGTTTAGGCTTAATCATTCTGGTTACCATATTCGGTTTTTTGGGTGTATTAATTTTGGAATTCAAGACATTCAAGAGCATTGTGATCGTGCTTTCCGTGATCCCTTTGGGCATAGTAGGCGGCCTGGCAATGCTTTTCCTGACCGGTGAGACGCTTTCTTTCACGGCAACGATCGGTTTTATAGCATTAGTAGGCATTGAGGTGAAAAACTCACTGCTGGTTGTGGACTTTACCAACCAGCTGCGTGCACAGGGAATGGGGATTGAAGAAGCCATTATTGAAGCCGGGGAAATCCGGTTTGTGCCGATCCTGCTTACTTCGATGACCGCGATTGGTGGTTTGCTGCCGCTTGTGTTCGAATACAGCGCGCTTTATTCGCCCCTGGCGCTGGTGTTAATCGGCGGATTGATCAGTTCTACATTGCTTTCGCGGCTTGTTACGCCGGTGATGTACAAACTTCTTCCGCCGTCGATCGAGCATGTCGCTAAGGAAGAAGCGATCCTGGAACCTCAGTTTTAAAATTGTCGGCCCAGGTCATTGGTAGAATCCAAAAAACGGCACCAGCAAGAGTAACGCGGTTCTATTGCTGGTGCCGGTAATAACATATGACGAGGAGGGATTAACGTGCACTAAGTTGGTCAGACATTTCCTGGTGCATCCGAGTCTTCTTTTGTGCGTTCCCCACTTGTCCGCTGTGCCATCGGCAGACCGAGAGAATTAATAAGAGGATAAGCAGGAAGGATTGCAGAAAGAAATACTTGTACTTGACCAGTCGCATGGATTTCACTGAGAAGATGTCTAACACTTCAAATGTAGGAATAACCCCCTTGCAGACCTGAAATTGGAGCATTCCAAAAACATTCCAATTTGAAATGCACTGATAGCTTGCGGGTTATCTTTTCGATTCAGTTTTCGGTTACTCCCTCAGATTGTAGTAACCACATCTCTCAAATCCGATTCTTCCGGGAGGTTCAGTTTTTTGCGGATCCTGTGGCGGATTACGCGGACACTTTGCACGGAAATTCCGAGCGTGCTGGCCATTTCTTTATAGGTAAGATTCAGTTTGGCAAGCGCCATGAACCGGGTTTCGGCAGGCGTAAGACCGGGAAGCTTTTCCCTTAACCGCGAGAGGTAACCAACGTGTATTTTTTCAAACAGACTTCTGAAATACTCCCATTGTTCGTCGGTCAGGATCGTAATGTTCTGCAATTCCTGAACGGTTTCCTCGCTCTGGTTCATGCCGTACCGCGCGCTGAGCTCTTCCACAAGCTGGGTTTTTTCCGAAATGCTTCGCGTAAACTCTTCCAGCTGTATGGAAGCAAAGTTTAGTTCCTGTTCCGCTTTGGCGAGCTGATCGTTGATAGCACGCTGTTTTTCACGGTTTTTGTAATAATGGGTTTTATAAAAATACAATGCGACTACAACCAGCAGCAGCACCAGAATGAGCAGGATATTCCGCTCCAATGTTTTGATCTGCTTTTCAGTGGCGATTCGCTCCATAGCGGACCGGTGTGCCTGTATCTGTGCCTTTTCTCCGGCCCGGAGCATCTGGATCGAATTGAAATCCTGTTCAAAAATGTTCCTGATGCGCGCCGCAGAGTCGAGATAAACATTGGTTAAGGCGAAGCGGCCCCTTGCGGCGTGGACTTTGCCGTAAACCTGGTAAAGCAGTTCGAGCGGCTTGTCATTCCCGCAACGTGCCACAGCTTCCCGCGCCAGGTGCATCTCTTTTTCAGCCTTCGCAATATTGTTCTGCCGAAAGTGAATGTCGGCAAGCATTGCGCGTGATCTGGCAACCTGACTGTAATCCGAAATAAGCACAGCCTGATCGACATTTGCTTCCAAAAGTGGGATCGCCTCCACGTATTTTCCACGCAGATAAGCCGTATGGCCCAGGTCTCCAAGCGCGATGCCTTTCCAGACATTGTAGTCGTCAATGCCCACATTTTGCAGGATCCTTTTGAAATAATAATCAGCAGATTCTATAAATCCGGTTTTAATGTAGCTCAGGCCGATAGTGTTCAATGCGGTGTTATGCACGCCACGATGTTCCTGAATAACATTGGCCGTCAACGCTTCCCGTGAAAAACTGATGGCATTTTTGTAATCGCCGAAATAATAGTAAGCTTCGCCGATCTGGGTAAGGAAGTATGCTTTTTCTGGAAATTGCTTATCTGAGATCTTTGTTAGCAGCGGGTGTATGGTCAAATATTCCTCAAATGCGCGCTCATAATTTTTTGTGTCATACCAATACAAATGCGCCAGGAACCTTCTCGCCCGGAGATGGATCTGCATGTTCCCGGCATCGTAAGATTTTGCTACTAAGGCTTTAAGATCCAGAATATGCCGCTTGGAAGCTTTCTTATCAACTTCCCGATTCAGCATGATCTTCATAAATTCTGCTTCCAGGACCAAATCGTCATCGTTGTTCTTCGCAGCGACTTGTTTGAGCGTTTCCAGTGATTTGTAACCGGCTGCGCTATCACCGTTATTGATGTGAAGGTCAATAAATCGCCGGAGCGCCGTATAGCGCTCGATGGGGGGCTTATTTACAATGTTATCGAATTGAGCATCAGCAACAAATGCTGAAAATAGAAGGCATAATAAAATGAAACATTTACTAAAAATGCGTTTCATTAATGTTCGGGAGGGTTAGGTTTGGGTTGTTGAGCCTGTTTGCCACCGAAGGCAAATGTGTTTAAAAAATGGCGGCCATTTCTGACCGCCCGCAACCCACAACAAAAGAGTGGCACAGTATTAATCTGCGGTTACACAATTGTAGTCCTTGACTAATCTTAGGTTTTGAAAACCTGTATTTGTGTTCAGCCATCACTTTAATTTATGGAAAACAGCAAAATTAATTGCTTGCAACTCAACTGTAAACAGATGGTGCCACGATAAATCGGTTCCGATAAAATGATGAAAGAGGTTGCAGGTGCTAAGCTAATACAAATCCCGACCACATCAAATTTTTCATTTCAGTTGCTAAAATGAGACTTGGCATAAGTTTTATAATTTTATTAGAGTTCTATGGAAAATTTAAAACAACAGAAAAACGAAGGAAGATTAATCATTGTAGCCTATCGATTGCCATTTAAAATCATTAAGGAAAACGATCAGGTGCAATTATTCCAAAATTCAGGGGGCCTTGTATCGGCTGTACTCTCCCTGGTTAAAGATAAAAATGGGCCTGTATTCAACGAGGGTGAAAAGATCCAGTGGGTTGGTTTCTCGGAGAACACCAGGGAAGAATTGGAAGGCCAATCGCTTACTAATGATGACTTTCAGGCGCACCCGGTTTTTATTCCGGATGATGTGAATGAAAATTACTACGAGGGTTTCTGCAACAATCTGATCTGGCCGCTATGCCATTATTTTCCTTCCCTCGCGCGGTTCAATGATGAATATTTTGAGGCTTATCAAATTGCTAATAAGCTGTTTTTTGATAAAATTCAGGAAATCATCCAACCGGGTGACGTGGTTTGGGTACAGGATTATCAGCTGATGCTGCTGCCCGAAATGATCCGCAGTAAATTCCCCGATAATAAGATAGGATTCTTTTTCCATATTCCTTTCCCGTCGTTCGAACTGTTCCGCTTGCTGCCCGTTACCTGGCGTAAGGCCATTGTGAATGGAATTTTGGGCGCGGACGTGGTTGGTTTTCATACAAATGACTATGTTGAATATTTCCTGAAAGCAGCGCGGCTTGTGTCGGGCTATGGAAATAAGCTGCATTACATTAACATGAGCAACCGGATCGTGAAAGTGGATTCATTCCCCATCAGCGTAGATTTTGATAAATTCAATGATGCGTACGACGAACCTATGGTTGCAGAGGCGCGCAACGAAGTAAGGCAATCTCTGAATCAGAAGATCATATTTTCGGTGGACAGGCTGGATTATTCCAAAGGCATAATCCACCGGCTGCGCGGTTTTCAGCGTTTTTTGGAAAGATATCCGCAATGGCACGAAAAAGTTTCGTTCGTTATGGTCGTGGTTCCTTCCAGGGACACCATCGAGCAGTATCAGCAGATGAAATCGGAGATCGACCAGACGGTGGGCCGCATTAATGCGGATTATGGAAACATTTACTGGCAACCGATCATATATCAGTATCGCTCAATGCCTTACCATGAACTGGTAGGCATGTACACGGCAAGCGATGTTGCATTGATCACACCTGTCCGCGACGGTATGAATCTTGTTTGCAAGGAATATGTGGCAAGCCGCAAGGACCGGAAAGGTGTGCTGATCCTGAGTGAAATGGCCGGCGCGGCTGCGGAACTCGGAGAGGCATTAATTATTAATCCACTTGATGTCCAGGACATTGCGGACGCCATTAAAATAGCTTTTGAAATGCCCGAAGAGGAACAGACAAAGCGGATGGATGCCATGCGTGAGCGTATCAAAGCGTACGACGTATTTGCCTGGACAGAAGACTTTTTTACCCAAATGACCATGTTAGAACAAGAACACGAGCGCCTGAGACAGGTTTTTCTTACCAATAAAGGCATCGACGCCATTCGTCATGCGTATACATCTGCGACCAATCGTATCCTTTTCTTTGACTACGATGGCACCCTGGCACCAATCGTGCCGGATCCTTCCAAAGCCATTGTATCGGAGGATGTTAAGAAGCTGATCCTGGAAATTGCGAAAAGGGATACGGTCATTATCATCAGCGGACGTGATCGTCATTTTCTGGATAATCTCTTTAAGGACCTTCCTGTTCATATCATTGCCGAACATGGGGCGCTAATACGCACCAAGGGAAGCGACCAGTGGGATTTGAACGAGAGCTATGAAGAAAACTGGAAGGAGAGCATCCGTCCGATCATGGATATTTATGCCAAACGGTGCCCGGGTGCATTTGTTGAGGAAAAAGAAACTTCGCTAGCATGGCACTACCGGACAGCCGATGATAAGGAATATGCACAGAGACGTGCGCAGGAGCTGCTCTGGCAACTCAAAAATTACATTCAACCGGAGCTGAATTTGCAGGTTATCGATGGTAGCAAAGTTGTCGAAGTTAAAAAGACCGCATTTAACAAAGGAACCGCAGCCCGGAGCTTTGTTGAAAATGGGAACTATGACTTTGTACTGGCCATCGGGGATGACACTACGGACGAGGATATGTTCGAAGCGCTTCCCGAAACTGCTTTCACGATCAAGATCGGCGACGATTTGTCCGCAGCCAGAAACCACATTAAAAGCCAGGAAGAAGTTTTCCATTTTCTTAACTTTATGGTTTCATCCATCGCGGAATAAAAAAGACATGCAAGAAGAGCTTCGGCTGCTGCGAAAACTTATAGAATCAGTCAGGCCGCTGAATGACGAAGACTGGGATGCATTTTCGGGAATATGGAAACCGTATACAGCCGGTCGTAAGGAAGTCGTTACGACGGCTGGCCAAACCGAAAATTATTTGTATTTCGTCGTCAAAGGCATTCAGCGGGTTTATTATCTGGACGATCAGCACCGCGAGGCAACACTGGCTTTCATGTACCCGCCTTCGTTTGGTGGCGTTGTGGATTCATTGCTCCTGGGCCAGCCTTCGCGGTATTATTACGAAACACTTACCCCATCAGAATTTCTGCGAGCTCCCGTCAACGACTTGCAAGCAATGATGGCTAAGCACCCGGCAATTGCCGATATGGTCCGGCTTGGCGTAACCCAAACGCTTTCCGGCATCCTGGAAAGACTGGTGGAAGTGCAGTGCTTTTCTTCGGAAGATAAATTCCGGAACTTGCTTCGCCGCAGCCCGCACATATTACAGCTCGTGCCACACAAGTATCTGGCCAATTACCTGGGCATAGACGCAACGAATTTTAGTAAGTTGATAAATAAGGTCAGGATTTGAAATGTTGGTTTTTACCAAAAAATTATCCCGCCGCGGTTCTCATTTTTGCATTATAAAACAATAGCAAAATGAAACCTGTAAACAAAGCAGAACTGCTCCGAAACCTGGAAGATAGGGTAGAGGAGCACATTTCCGAAGCCATTGCCCTCTTTCAGAACCTAAGCAATGCCGATCTGAACAAGCCGTCCCCAACTGGTGGCTGGAGCATAGCACAATGTCTGGACCATCTCAATAGTTATGGAGACTTTTATTTACCACACATTGAAAAAAATTTACTGCACGCAGCAGATGGAAATACTTCGGAGTTCAAAAGCTCCTGGTTTGGCGCATATTTTACCAACATGATGGATCCGGAAACTGGTAAAAAGAAATATAAGGCAATGACAGGTCATATTCCTGCCTCGGATCTGAACGGCCCGAAAGTTGTGGGGGAATTTTTGAGGCAACAGGAAGCATTAATGGACTATATCAGGAAGGCCCGTAATAAGGATCTTGGTGAAATTAACATTCCCATATCCATCTCCAAGCTGATCAGGCTTCGGCTTGGAGATGTGTTTCAGTTTCTGATTGCCCACAATGAGCGGCATATGCAACAGGCAAAACGGAATTTGATGGGCGCAAAAGCGGCAAAAATTGGCTAGGTAAGCGACAGTCCCTTCGGTTCGCTCAGATTTTCCAGCTTTACAAAATGACAAACGTATCCCGCTGAACGTAAGACCGCCTGGATCTTTGAAAAATCAGATAACTCTGAGGTTAGGGTCAATAACAAATCCTGAAAATCGTAAGCCCAGTGCTTCACATTCAGTTGTTTAAGGCAGTCGTGCAATCGCTGGAAGGACTTGTTGTTCTTTATTTTGGTTCGAAATGATATTTTATATGTATTACGCATGTTAGTCGAAATTTATGAAGGGATAGTCCGGAATGAAGCCTGGTCAAGCATTGGAATATTGGCCTACTAACGTTTATCAAAGATGGCGCTTATTTATAATAATTACAAATAAGTAATTGTTAATTTATCTTAAAATGCATTACAAAAAAAAGCTTCACAACTCTTATGCAAGTTGCGAAGCTTTTCTCTAAATAATATTATTGGAATATTAAGATTTTATTAGATTTTTCCGAAGTAAATCATTTCCAGCTACGATCCAGAAAATCAACCCAGTTGCGCCACATGATTTGTTCAATATCCGCAGCCGAGTAACCTCTTCCAGATAAAATCCCGGTTATCGATTGCAGGTCGGCAATGGAATCCAGGTCCATTGGCGATTGTTCTTTTCCATATGCACCATCCAGATCGGAGCCGATCCCGACTTGCAATGCATTTCCTGCAAGCTGGCAGATATGGTCGATATGTTCGGCCACATGCTCGATCTTCAAGCCCATATTTTCCGGGGTCGATTTTCCGCGGATCCAGCCCGGAATCATCATCCACGCATCGAACGCCATGCCGATAACTGCTTTTCTTTCGAGCAGCTCCCTGATCATTTCGTCCGAAAACTGCCTGTTATGCGGCGTAATCTTCCGAACCAGGTTATGACTGGCCCACACAGGACCCTTGAAAATATCCAGCGCCTCCCAGAACGCCGTATCGCACAAGTGTGTCGCGTCCAAAATAATATTCAGCTTTTCCATTTCACGCAGCAGATCTTTCCCTTTTTGCGATAATGGCTGGTCGGAATCTGTCCCGTAAGCGTACACGCCCGGACCATAATGTGCCGGTCCGATCGCCCGCAGGCCGTATTGGTAGGCGATTTCCAGGTTTTTGAGGCTGATAAAGGAATCGGCCCCTTCGAGACTCAGGATATAGCCAATCGGCAGGTTTTCGGTCGACGCCGCATTTTTCCAGAGATCTAAATGTTGATGTAAGCCGGGAAGATCGACAATCTGCACCATTTCACCGGCTTCTTCCATTGCTTTGTACCAAGCGATTTGCGCCTGCGTTTGCGCCCATGCCTGTGCCTGCGAATGCCAGCCTGGAATTTTGCTGTCGGGTTTCACTAAACGGGCGATCTGTGTTGCTACGCACATGCCAATGTTGCCTTTACGCATTTCGGGAAAACTGACAACGCCTTTGCCGCGGTCTGGTTTATCGGTCAGGTTTGCT of Dyadobacter chenhuakuii contains these proteins:
- a CDS encoding efflux RND transporter periplasmic adaptor subunit, producing the protein MKNTIKTGMMMLILSATLLACKEEKKVEETDPTIPVKIISSAALTQSQPVQTSGLLGTENEANLSFKVGGIINTILVKEGDKVRKGQLLATLNATEFAAQMAQAEENFMKAKRDAQRTQNLFRDSVNTKEQLENSLTTLHVAEKQLDIVRFNLSQAKIYATTDGVVIQKLKNPGEQVAGGSPVLYISSTNNKDWVIKCGLTDKDWTRLKGGEKAEIVFDAYPQTFSGSIATLSQGSDAGSGLYQAEIRLDKQPAKLANGLFAKVSIYPKQKTEMISVPVDALIEGESDSAFVFVAANGKALKKQVKVAFLEGEKAFILSGIDAGAQIIREGSAYLADGSAIKIVQ
- a CDS encoding efflux RND transporter permease subunit, which translates into the protein MKLPEFAVKNYQFTLVIFLAVLALGVYSLFTMPRSEDPDIHPPQFTVVIVYPGASPKDMEQLVVDPMEKKINELDDMKHVITDINDGLAVMQVQYKYSSDPDDKYQELVREINSLRNSLPADINDIRINKQIPSDVSIYQYALISENASYAQLKKYSKEFKERLEKVKSLKKVEYAGFPERQVKVSLNLEKIAQQKLTQNQIISALQSENVNIPGGSISMATKKLNIKTSGNYRTLEEVANTVVSTSGGKIVYLKDVADVKLGYEDETHITRLNGFRCSFVNVSQKEGENIIAVQDQVSPIVASFEKELPSNIDLVKVFDQAKSVDIRLSHFARDFGIAILLVLLTLLPLGSRASVVVMISIPLSLSIGLTMMNLLGYNINQLSIVGMIVALGILVDDSIVVVENIERYLRMGYGRVEAAVKASSQIGMAVVGCTILLIFAFLPLVFLPEGAGDFIRSLPLSVITTVFASMLVSLTIVPFLSSIILKKHASAEGNFLLRGMKKGIHKTYGSLLDKALKWPAVTLVLAGLIFAGSLALVPLIGNSLFPKSEKPMFLIDIETPQGTNLKKTNQVTRYVEGILKQEPQITSFATNVGKGNPRVYYNVIQRNESENFAEIFVQVEGLETEEKVEVIERLRKKLERYPGAEIKVKDFEQGPLIEAPLAYRIYGENLDDLRKTAFRVADMLSKVEGTIYVNNPLQVQPTDLKVNINKEKAGTLGISSADIDRTVRLGTAGLNVATYREDVGKADNYNVNVSVSRNATIQDYSVFDKLYVTSASGANIPLKNVANIEFESSPNQIRHYDKDRYVTVSSFVKPGYNVQRINEDITAKLGQFKFADGQTFTVAGEKESQQESFGGLGLIILVTIFGFLGVLILEFKTFKSIVIVLSVIPLGIVGGLAMLFLTGETLSFTATIGFIALVGIEVKNSLLVVDFTNQLRAQGMGIEEAIIEAGEIRFVPILLTSMTAIGGLLPLVFEYSALYSPLALVLIGGLISSTLLSRLVTPVMYKLLPPSIEHVAKEEAILEPQF
- a CDS encoding helix-turn-helix transcriptional regulator, yielding MKRIFSKCFILLCLLFSAFVADAQFDNIVNKPPIERYTALRRFIDLHINNGDSAAGYKSLETLKQVAAKNNDDDLVLEAEFMKIMLNREVDKKASKRHILDLKALVAKSYDAGNMQIHLRARRFLAHLYWYDTKNYERAFEEYLTIHPLLTKISDKQFPEKAYFLTQIGEAYYYFGDYKNAISFSREALTANVIQEHRGVHNTALNTIGLSYIKTGFIESADYYFKRILQNVGIDDYNVWKGIALGDLGHTAYLRGKYVEAIPLLEANVDQAVLISDYSQVARSRAMLADIHFRQNNIAKAEKEMHLAREAVARCGNDKPLELLYQVYGKVHAARGRFALTNVYLDSAARIRNIFEQDFNSIQMLRAGEKAQIQAHRSAMERIATEKQIKTLERNILLILVLLLVVVALYFYKTHYYKNREKQRAINDQLAKAEQELNFASIQLEEFTRSISEKTQLVEELSARYGMNQSEETVQELQNITILTDEQWEYFRSLFEKIHVGYLSRLREKLPGLTPAETRFMALAKLNLTYKEMASTLGISVQSVRVIRHRIRKKLNLPEESDLRDVVTTI
- a CDS encoding bifunctional alpha,alpha-trehalose-phosphate synthase (UDP-forming)/trehalose-phosphatase; protein product: MENLKQQKNEGRLIIVAYRLPFKIIKENDQVQLFQNSGGLVSAVLSLVKDKNGPVFNEGEKIQWVGFSENTREELEGQSLTNDDFQAHPVFIPDDVNENYYEGFCNNLIWPLCHYFPSLARFNDEYFEAYQIANKLFFDKIQEIIQPGDVVWVQDYQLMLLPEMIRSKFPDNKIGFFFHIPFPSFELFRLLPVTWRKAIVNGILGADVVGFHTNDYVEYFLKAARLVSGYGNKLHYINMSNRIVKVDSFPISVDFDKFNDAYDEPMVAEARNEVRQSLNQKIIFSVDRLDYSKGIIHRLRGFQRFLERYPQWHEKVSFVMVVVPSRDTIEQYQQMKSEIDQTVGRINADYGNIYWQPIIYQYRSMPYHELVGMYTASDVALITPVRDGMNLVCKEYVASRKDRKGVLILSEMAGAAAELGEALIINPLDVQDIADAIKIAFEMPEEEQTKRMDAMRERIKAYDVFAWTEDFFTQMTMLEQEHERLRQVFLTNKGIDAIRHAYTSATNRILFFDYDGTLAPIVPDPSKAIVSEDVKKLILEIAKRDTVIIISGRDRHFLDNLFKDLPVHIIAEHGALIRTKGSDQWDLNESYEENWKESIRPIMDIYAKRCPGAFVEEKETSLAWHYRTADDKEYAQRRAQELLWQLKNYIQPELNLQVIDGSKVVEVKKTAFNKGTAARSFVENGNYDFVLAIGDDTTDEDMFEALPETAFTIKIGDDLSAARNHIKSQEEVFHFLNFMVSSIAE
- a CDS encoding Crp/Fnr family transcriptional regulator yields the protein MQEELRLLRKLIESVRPLNDEDWDAFSGIWKPYTAGRKEVVTTAGQTENYLYFVVKGIQRVYYLDDQHREATLAFMYPPSFGGVVDSLLLGQPSRYYYETLTPSEFLRAPVNDLQAMMAKHPAIADMVRLGVTQTLSGILERLVEVQCFSSEDKFRNLLRRSPHILQLVPHKYLANYLGIDATNFSKLINKVRI
- a CDS encoding DinB family protein, with translation MKPVNKAELLRNLEDRVEEHISEAIALFQNLSNADLNKPSPTGGWSIAQCLDHLNSYGDFYLPHIEKNLLHAADGNTSEFKSSWFGAYFTNMMDPETGKKKYKAMTGHIPASDLNGPKVVGEFLRQQEALMDYIRKARNKDLGEINIPISISKLIRLRLGDVFQFLIAHNERHMQQAKRNLMGAKAAKIG
- a CDS encoding dipeptidase; this encodes MFLFDAHLDLSMNAVEWNRDLTQDLNAIRQREANLTDKPDRGKGVVSFPEMRKGNIGMCVATQIARLVKPDSKIPGWHSQAQAWAQTQAQIAWYKAMEEAGEMVQIVDLPGLHQHLDLWKNAASTENLPIGYILSLEGADSFISLKNLEIAYQYGLRAIGPAHYGPGVYAYGTDSDQPLSQKGKDLLREMEKLNIILDATHLCDTAFWEALDIFKGPVWASHNLVRKITPHNRQFSDEMIRELLERKAVIGMAFDAWMMIPGWIRGKSTPENMGLKIEHVAEHIDHICQLAGNALQVGIGSDLDGAYGKEQSPMDLDSIADLQSITGILSGRGYSAADIEQIMWRNWVDFLDRSWK